The Coleofasciculaceae cyanobacterium genome contains a region encoding:
- a CDS encoding glycosyltransferase, giving the protein MKSSLLVSIIINNYNYDRFLAEAIDSALNQSYTDIEVIVVDDGSTDNSRQIISEYGDRIIAILQPNGKQAAAFNSGFAKSKGEIVIFLDSDDFLFSQAVAEIVAIWQPNLAKVHYRLNVVDGAGKSLGYSSPQGSSPLSRGKVWQMLLETGGYNSTPTSGNALSRQALTNLFPIPEQYKLTADDYLSFQVPFYGEVAAIERPLGVYRVHDSNQWALATVTGDRFKRFVCHDLQNFSLLTKKAQELGYQIPPDLEQRSIGRLWSRIISLRLNIQTHPVKGDRSTKLIYQGIRSLWKYSDFNLPKRIFYSLWFIWVGLMPLPLAKPAISWLYAPQHRPKLVSWTTNQLRTLIS; this is encoded by the coding sequence ATGAAATCTAGCCTATTAGTCAGTATTATTATCAACAACTATAACTACGATCGCTTTTTAGCAGAGGCGATTGATAGTGCCTTAAATCAAAGTTACACAGATATTGAGGTAATTGTAGTTGACGATGGCTCAACAGATAACTCCCGTCAGATTATTTCTGAGTACGGCGATCGCATTATTGCTATTTTACAACCCAACGGTAAACAGGCAGCAGCATTTAATAGTGGATTTGCCAAAAGCAAAGGGGAGATCGTGATCTTCCTCGATTCTGATGATTTCTTGTTTTCCCAAGCCGTAGCGGAAATTGTTGCAATCTGGCAACCAAATTTAGCCAAGGTGCATTATCGCTTAAATGTCGTTGATGGAGCAGGAAAATCTCTCGGCTATTCATCACCCCAAGGGAGCAGTCCTTTATCTCGTGGCAAAGTATGGCAAATGTTGCTCGAAACAGGAGGTTATAACAGCACTCCTACCAGTGGTAATGCCCTCAGTCGTCAGGCTTTAACTAACTTATTTCCCATACCCGAGCAATATAAGCTTACCGCCGATGATTATTTGTCTTTTCAAGTGCCTTTTTATGGCGAGGTTGCAGCCATCGAGCGACCACTAGGAGTTTATCGCGTCCACGATAGCAACCAGTGGGCATTAGCTACGGTGACGGGCGATCGCTTTAAACGGTTTGTCTGTCATGATCTGCAAAATTTTTCCTTGCTAACTAAAAAAGCTCAGGAGTTAGGATACCAAATTCCTCCAGACTTAGAACAACGTTCTATTGGCCGTCTTTGGTCGCGGATTATCTCATTAAGGTTAAATATCCAAACCCATCCCGTCAAAGGCGATCGCTCTACCAAGCTGATCTATCAGGGAATCAGGAGTCTGTGGAAATATTCAGACTTTAATTTGCCCAAGCGCATCTTTTATAGTCTGTGGTTTATTTGGGTGGGATTAATGCCCTTACCTTTGGCTAAACCAGCAATTTCCTGGCTCTATGCTCCCCAGCACCGTCCCAAATTGGTTAGCTGGACAACTAACCAACTAAGGACTTTAATCAGCTAG
- a CDS encoding DegT/DnrJ/EryC1/StrS aminotransferase family protein: MLNLSPSPRNRLYTDLNSYTQFLGYVLGGRFINSKKDIDRFEHELRLRFSSRYAICVSQCRIGIYFAVKALIKPGQEVILSPYTIADVINMVIFAGGRPVFADVDRSTCNISATDVESLITANTGAVLITHLHGVAAEAHRIKAICDRSNIPMIEDCAQSFGVKEQGKPVGTIGEVGIFSLEMHKNLPTWRGGVVVTERDDVMEKIQAESQNFSTSPLPLLFSKLKSGLKHDLVTSSLFFPLIYPILRFSTLKNVEAINKSTRRKPQESEAASELPDVYKSYYTSFQARIGLSQLKQVDTKIEKRIEYGRMYHEGLKDIDELILPPLQADKSITYLWYPLQCPDREALRTFMFEHGRDIALGHFINNADTPRFEEFYRDCPNARQVAQDLLYLPTYPSYSRRDVEKNIEVIRLYFNSQAKEIKPEKIKPEKVLLNS; this comes from the coding sequence ATGTTAAATTTAAGCCCTAGTCCCAGAAACCGTCTTTATACCGATCTTAATAGTTACACTCAGTTTTTGGGCTATGTCCTAGGAGGACGGTTCATCAATAGTAAAAAAGACATCGATCGTTTTGAACATGAATTGCGCCTGCGGTTTAGCTCTCGTTATGCGATCTGTGTTTCTCAATGCCGAATTGGGATTTATTTTGCAGTCAAAGCTTTAATCAAGCCTGGACAAGAAGTAATTCTGTCTCCCTACACCATTGCCGATGTGATTAACATGGTAATTTTTGCGGGAGGTCGTCCTGTATTTGCCGATGTCGATCGCTCAACCTGCAATATATCTGCAACAGATGTTGAGAGTTTAATTACCGCTAATACTGGAGCAGTTTTAATTACTCATTTACATGGGGTTGCTGCTGAGGCACACCGGATTAAAGCAATATGCGATCGCTCTAATATTCCGATGATTGAAGATTGCGCTCAATCCTTTGGAGTAAAAGAGCAAGGTAAACCAGTAGGTACTATTGGCGAAGTGGGTATCTTCAGTTTAGAGATGCACAAAAACTTACCTACCTGGCGTGGAGGCGTTGTCGTTACCGAGCGCGATGATGTGATGGAGAAAATACAGGCTGAGTCCCAAAATTTCTCGACTTCACCACTGCCGCTACTATTTAGCAAATTAAAATCAGGATTAAAACACGATCTTGTTACTTCGTCGCTTTTTTTCCCGCTAATTTATCCTATTCTGCGCTTTAGTACTCTAAAAAATGTTGAGGCAATTAATAAAAGTACTCGCCGAAAACCACAAGAAAGTGAGGCTGCATCAGAACTACCTGACGTGTACAAGTCCTATTACACCTCATTCCAAGCTCGCATTGGTCTGTCTCAACTCAAACAGGTCGATACTAAAATTGAGAAGAGAATTGAATACGGTCGGATGTATCACGAAGGCTTGAAAGATATTGATGAGTTGATCTTGCCTCCTTTACAGGCAGATAAATCCATTACCTATCTTTGGTATCCTCTCCAATGTCCTGACCGAGAAGCATTGCGTACATTTATGTTCGAGCATGGAAGAGATATTGCTCTAGGTCACTTTATTAATAACGCTGATACACCTCGATTCGAGGAATTTTATCGCGATTGCCCCAACGCCAGACAAGTTGCTCAAGATCTATTGTATTTACCCACTTACCCTAGCTACTCCCGCCGTGATGTAGAGAAAAATATCGAAGTGATTCGACTCTACTTTAATTCTCAAGCGAAAGAAATCAAGCCAGAAAAAATCAAGCCAGAAAAAGTTTTGCTTAACAGTTGA
- a CDS encoding glycosyltransferase family 4 protein: MKIAYITVYDSTRLTGLDEWSGTGYHIAEALRSQSIDLNYAGPLKDSICLKGLRKIKRHYYQTCHQKRYEKNPDPQTLKYYAKQVEQKLSPQKNEIVFSATVDPIAYLECDRPMAFWADATFAGIADFYPQYSNLHSDVVHDWHQMEKLALEKCQLAIYSSDWAARSAIEFYQANPDKVKVVPFGANIKSELDFSQIKDAIEVRPSNVCKLLFMGMEWLRKGGDVAYAVAKQLNQSGLKTELIVVGCQPLINEPIPEFVKPLGFISKSTLEGKKRLNQLIIESHFLILPSLADCTPMVFPEANSLGVPCLSTKVGGIPSMIHDDENGKLFACDSDIVEYCDYITNLFSDYSKYKQLAYASYSVYKSHLNWQVSGQKVKSLLTQIV; this comes from the coding sequence ATGAAAATAGCATATATAACTGTATATGATTCGACAAGATTAACTGGTTTAGACGAATGGTCTGGAACGGGATACCATATTGCAGAAGCATTACGTTCGCAGTCAATCGATCTTAACTACGCTGGTCCACTTAAAGATTCAATTTGCCTAAAAGGCCTTCGCAAAATAAAACGTCATTATTATCAAACATGTCACCAAAAACGCTATGAAAAAAACCCCGATCCACAAACTTTGAAATATTATGCCAAACAGGTTGAGCAAAAACTTTCCCCTCAAAAAAATGAGATTGTTTTTAGTGCTACAGTCGATCCCATAGCCTATTTAGAATGCGATCGTCCAATGGCTTTTTGGGCAGATGCGACTTTTGCTGGCATTGCTGATTTTTATCCTCAATACAGTAATCTGCATTCTGATGTTGTCCATGACTGGCATCAAATGGAGAAATTGGCATTAGAAAAATGTCAACTGGCAATCTATTCTTCGGACTGGGCAGCTAGATCGGCGATTGAATTTTATCAAGCTAATCCTGACAAGGTAAAAGTTGTTCCTTTTGGGGCAAATATTAAAAGTGAACTTGATTTCTCCCAGATTAAAGATGCGATCGAAGTCAGACCATCAAATGTCTGCAAACTGTTGTTCATGGGTATGGAATGGCTTAGAAAAGGAGGGGATGTTGCCTATGCTGTCGCCAAGCAGCTTAACCAGTCGGGTTTAAAAACAGAATTAATTGTTGTCGGTTGTCAACCGTTGATAAACGAGCCAATTCCTGAATTCGTTAAACCACTAGGCTTTATCAGTAAATCAACGTTAGAAGGAAAAAAACGTCTAAATCAGTTGATTATAGAATCTCATTTCTTGATTTTACCGTCCTTGGCTGACTGCACGCCGATGGTTTTTCCTGAAGCAAACTCTTTGGGTGTTCCCTGTTTATCAACTAAGGTTGGAGGAATTCCCAGTATGATTCACGATGATGAAAATGGCAAGCTGTTTGCTTGTGATAGCGATATTGTCGAGTACTGCGACTATATCACTAATTTATTTTCTGATTATTCAAAATATAAACAATTAGCTTATGCTTCTTACTCAGTTTATAAATCTCATCTAAATTGGCAAGTCTCAGGACAAAAGGTCAAAAGTTTATTGACACAAATTGTTTAA
- a CDS encoding GMC oxidoreductase gives MLIDAETIQDKATITSDIGVVGAGPAGIVLALELAQAGYDVALLESGRLDFSEAIQNLGDANHFDPQFHAPMSESTRRQIGGTSTIWGGRCVPYDPVDFAQRNHIPNSDWPVTYEELKVYFQRACDYFLCGKSEFDLNNMSHIEQKSIVPGLPDEEVLTSTLERWSLPTNFGKEYLAQLKRSERIKLFYGLTCTEINTNDQGVRVELLRAKTLGGKNLNIKCQKYVLAGGALNNTRLLLASDRYHAGGIGNHSGLLGKFYMGHLSGDIAIAHFTTPPKETVFGFDRDSDNTYIRRRFSFAPEFLQEQELSNTVAWLGTPDFGDFSHQNGILSSAYIALSLPVLKSRLGASTAIRKAAIGNDKGIYYRHIMNIIKDFGEILSFIPNFSYRRFVAKRKIPALFVYSAANEYPLHYYSEQVPNPDSTVSLSDETDELGMGRLNIDLRFTDRDIENVVKAHHHWDRHLRKHESGYLKYLTDDLEASVWSQAGDGFHQVGTTRMSEHPSKGVVGSNCNIHGFDDLFVASSSTFVTSGQANSTFMIVAFALRLADHLKQELIQ, from the coding sequence ATGTTAATTGATGCTGAAACAATCCAGGATAAAGCCACTATAACTTCTGATATTGGGGTGGTTGGTGCAGGCCCAGCAGGAATAGTCTTGGCTTTAGAGTTAGCACAGGCTGGGTATGACGTTGCTCTACTCGAAAGCGGTCGCTTAGATTTCTCTGAAGCAATTCAAAACCTTGGTGATGCTAATCACTTCGATCCGCAATTTCACGCACCTATGTCAGAATCAACTCGGCGACAGATAGGTGGCACATCTACTATTTGGGGTGGACGTTGTGTACCATACGACCCCGTGGATTTTGCGCAACGCAATCATATTCCTAACTCAGATTGGCCCGTAACTTATGAAGAGCTGAAGGTCTATTTTCAACGAGCTTGTGACTATTTTTTGTGTGGCAAATCTGAGTTTGACTTGAACAATATGTCCCATATTGAGCAGAAGTCAATTGTTCCAGGTTTACCTGACGAGGAAGTACTCACTTCAACTTTAGAGCGATGGTCGCTACCAACTAATTTTGGTAAAGAATACTTGGCTCAGTTGAAACGATCAGAACGGATTAAGTTGTTTTATGGCTTGACCTGTACCGAAATTAACACCAATGACCAGGGTGTTCGAGTTGAATTACTTCGGGCAAAAACTCTCGGCGGTAAGAATTTAAATATTAAATGCCAAAAGTACGTTTTGGCGGGGGGTGCTTTAAATAATACTCGCTTACTCTTAGCTTCCGATCGCTACCATGCTGGCGGTATTGGCAACCATAGTGGACTGTTAGGCAAGTTCTACATGGGTCATCTCTCAGGAGATATTGCGATCGCTCATTTCACGACTCCCCCCAAAGAAACGGTTTTCGGCTTCGATCGAGATTCAGACAATACGTATATTCGGCGACGTTTTTCCTTTGCACCAGAATTTTTGCAAGAGCAAGAACTTTCTAATACAGTTGCCTGGTTGGGTACTCCCGACTTCGGCGACTTTTCTCATCAAAATGGCATTTTGTCTTCTGCTTACATTGCCTTGAGCCTACCTGTATTGAAGAGTCGTCTTGGTGCTTCAACAGCTATAAGAAAAGCAGCGATCGGTAATGATAAAGGGATTTACTATCGCCATATCATGAATATAATCAAAGATTTTGGCGAGATACTTTCCTTTATTCCGAACTTTAGTTATAGAAGATTCGTGGCTAAACGAAAAATTCCTGCGCTGTTTGTTTATAGTGCTGCCAACGAATATCCGCTGCACTATTACAGCGAGCAAGTGCCAAACCCAGATAGCACCGTCAGCCTATCGGATGAAACAGATGAATTGGGTATGGGAAGACTAAACATCGATCTTCGCTTCACGGATCGAGATATTGAAAATGTAGTTAAAGCTCATCATCATTGGGATCGGCATTTAAGAAAACATGAATCCGGTTATTTAAAATATTTGACTGACGATCTAGAAGCAAGCGTATGGTCCCAGGCTGGGGATGGATTTCATCAGGTTGGTACTACTCGTATGTCAGAACATCCAAGTAAAGGTGTTGTCGGGTCAAACTGTAATATACATGGATTCGACGATCTATTTGTTGCCAGTAGTTCTACCTTTGTGACTTCAGGACAGGCAAATTCTACATTTATGATTGTAGCGTTCGCCTTGAGATTGGCAGACCATCTGAAGCAAGAATTGATTCAGTAA
- a CDS encoding ABC transporter ATP-binding protein, with protein MAQKSIAEFSHSLKGDLCSKLMKSYLAAPYTLHLTKNSANLVQSVVTFTDHFCIGLVLSLLTAISNGVVIVALVILLVSTNAAASVGISIVLLIALAVLNPLKGKLAHWGKEGFDASAEMIRTLNHGLGGLKETRIIGCEPYFQGQMNEAAKKYSKNMGSASGYANLPRYIVEAVIISFLIVFAFLFVTFNQDNSQNLTSIFGIFAIASIRLLPATGNTISCISVIRYNIHSLDSLFAELKEAERFEAQNDDFGAFQQRDLQQAKKLNFQSEIAVENLVYKYPSGATNALDQISLTIKKGHSIGLIGKSGSGKTTLVDVLMGLLSPKSGDILLDGVSVYSNLRAWQNLIGYVPQSIFLIDDTLERNIAFGVPDNLIDRQRVQNAIAAAQLTEVVENLPMGLNTTVGERGILLSGGQRQRVGIARALYHEKEILVFDEATAALDNETENLITDATKALSGSKTIIIIAHRLSTIEHCDRIYRLEQGVITQSGNYQTVVLDQ; from the coding sequence ATGGCTCAAAAGTCAATTGCCGAATTTTCTCATAGTTTAAAAGGTGATTTATGTTCCAAATTGATGAAGTCTTATTTAGCTGCTCCCTATACACTTCATTTAACTAAAAATTCGGCTAATTTAGTTCAAAGCGTAGTTACATTTACCGATCATTTTTGCATTGGTTTAGTCTTATCTTTACTAACTGCAATATCAAATGGAGTAGTAATTGTTGCTCTAGTAATCTTATTAGTATCGACCAATGCAGCAGCATCAGTCGGAATTTCCATTGTTTTGCTGATTGCCCTGGCTGTATTGAACCCGTTAAAAGGGAAGCTTGCCCATTGGGGAAAAGAAGGTTTTGATGCTTCTGCTGAAATGATTCGCACCCTCAATCATGGACTAGGGGGATTAAAAGAAACTAGAATCATTGGCTGTGAGCCTTACTTTCAAGGTCAAATGAACGAGGCTGCTAAGAAGTATTCAAAAAATATGGGGTCAGCATCTGGCTATGCTAACTTGCCCCGCTACATAGTTGAAGCTGTAATTATCAGTTTTTTAATTGTCTTTGCTTTCCTGTTTGTAACTTTTAATCAGGACAACAGCCAAAACCTCACCTCTATCTTTGGTATTTTTGCTATTGCTTCAATTCGTCTGTTACCCGCTACTGGTAACACCATTTCGTGTATCAGCGTAATTAGATACAACATTCATTCTCTTGATTCATTATTTGCCGAACTAAAAGAGGCAGAAAGGTTTGAAGCTCAAAATGATGATTTTGGTGCTTTCCAGCAGCGAGATCTACAGCAAGCCAAAAAACTTAATTTTCAGTCAGAAATTGCCGTTGAGAATTTAGTTTATAAGTATCCTAGCGGGGCAACAAATGCTCTAGATCAGATCAGCTTGACCATTAAAAAAGGACATTCCATCGGTCTGATTGGTAAATCTGGTTCTGGGAAAACAACCCTGGTAGATGTTTTGATGGGTTTGCTTTCACCTAAGAGTGGAGATATTTTGCTTGATGGTGTTTCGGTTTACTCTAATTTAAGAGCATGGCAGAACCTAATTGGCTATGTTCCTCAATCTATTTTTCTAATTGATGACACTCTAGAAAGAAATATTGCTTTCGGCGTACCAGATAATTTAATTGATCGCCAACGAGTCCAAAATGCGATCGCCGCAGCTCAATTAACCGAGGTAGTAGAAAATCTGCCTATGGGTTTAAACACCACGGTAGGAGAAAGAGGCATATTGCTATCTGGAGGCCAACGTCAACGAGTGGGTATTGCTCGCGCACTCTATCACGAAAAAGAAATTTTAGTGTTTGATGAAGCAACCGCCGCCCTAGATAACGAAACTGAGAACTTAATTACTGATGCCACTAAGGCACTTTCTGGCAGCAAAACTATTATTATCATTGCTCATCGTCTCAGTACGATCGAACATTGCGATCGCATCTATCGACTAGAACAAGGCGTTATCACTCAGTCAGGTAACTATCAAACTGTCGTCTTGGATCAATAG